Proteins co-encoded in one Nematostella vectensis chromosome 15, jaNemVect1.1, whole genome shotgun sequence genomic window:
- the LOC5515687 gene encoding beta-1 adrenergic receptor — MALSKEILQAFDVSLICLSVVIVLLNSAVIVLVILNNSIRSFTNGFVVSLALSDILTGGLFFPIAIGDGSFVGLPYINCICLLLGVGNVCCVTYDRYMSISSPLTYATDIRKRFKLLVAVCWSVPILFALIPVIWSADGTTLAHKVYIYVLEICGVVIPFIFIFSVYCYIFRQVRKCNQKLAMDLIDVETSRKRRKSLFSEAKVARVFITVSVLFLLSWIPILYITTMINIGREDLFPKWLLLVGFYALALGSMANPIIYCFLKPDFKALVNRLLFRKVRRAFRASFNTRTATANVVLASSNNSYDNTKL, encoded by the coding sequence ATGGCCTTGAGTAAGGAAATCCTCCAAGCATTTGACGTATCTTTAATCTGCCTGAGTGTCGTCATTGTTCTTCTCAACAGTGCAGTGATCGTTCTTGTAATCCTTAACAATAGTATCAGATCGTTTACAAACGGCTTCGTGGTGTCTCTAGCGCTCTCAGACATCTTAACTGGTGGCTTATTCTTCCCCATAGCTATTGGTGATGGATCGTTCGTAGGACTTCCTTACATCAACTGTATATGTCTACTACTGGGTGTCGGCAACGTGTGCTGTGTCACATATGACAGATATATGTCAATCTCGTCGCCGCTCACTTATGCTACTGACATCAGGAAAAGGTTCAAGCTATTGGTGGCTGTATGCTGGAGCGTGCCCATACTCTTCGCATTGATTCCCGTCATTTGGTCAGCAGATGGAACGACTCTCGCGCACAAAGTGTACATTTACGTGTTGGAGATATGCGGAGTGGTCATCCCCTTTATCTTCATCTTCTCCGTTTATTGCTACATCTTCAGACAAGTCAGAAAATGCAACCAAAAACTCGCCATGGATCTGATAGACGTAGAAACGTCTAGAAAACGCCGAAAGTCGCTCTTCTCAGAAGCGAAAGTGGCACGTGTCTTCATAACAGTTTCTGTCCTATTTCTGTTGTCATGGATACCGATCTTGTATATAACAACAATGATAAATATCGGGCGTGAGGACTTGTTCCCTAAGTGGCTGTTGTTAGTAGGTTTCTATGCGCTAGCTCTCGGCTCAATGGCCAATCCGATCATTTACTGCTTTCTCAAGCCTGATTTTAAGGCGTTAGTTAACAGATTGCTCTTTCGGAAAGTTCGTAGAGCATTTAGAGCCAGTTTTAACACTAGAACAGCCACAGCTAATGTTGTGCTTGCTTCCAGCAATAACAGTTATGACAATACCAAGCTTTGA
- the LOC5515688 gene encoding beta-1 adrenergic receptor, which yields MNKNVIQAFDISLICLCIIIVLLNGAVIAIVYHNKNIRSFTNGFVVSLALSDILTGGLFFPITIGDGSFVGLPYINCICLLLGVGNVCCVTYDRYMSISSPLTYATDIRKRFKLLVAVCWSVPILFALIPVIWSADGTTLAHKVYIYVLEICGVVIPFIFIFSVYCYIFRQVRKCNQKISREMTDKDSKRSRHKKLFAKLKVARVFVIVSILFLLSWVPILYVTTVNNLGRRDLIPDVLILLAFYALALGSIVNPVIYCFMKPDFKAAIRRIMLRRCEKAAFRASYSTRTATANVLLISNSNVNLDDSKM from the coding sequence ATGAACAAAAACGTGATACAGGCATTCGACATCTCGCTCATATGCTTGTGTATCATAATTGTACTACTGAACGGTGCAGTGATTGCCATAGTTTACCACAACAAGAACATTCGATCATTCACAAACGGCTTCGTGGTGTCTCTGGCACTCTCAGACATATTAACCGGTGGATTATTCTTTCCCATCACCATCGGTGATGGATCGTTCGTAGGACTTCCTTACATCAACTGCATATGTCTACTACTGGGTGTCGGCAACGTGTGCTGTGTCACGTATGACAGATACATGTCGATCTCGTCGCCTCTAACCTATGCTACTGACATCAGGAAAAGGTTCAAGCTATTGGTGGCTGTGTGCTGGAGCGTGCCCATACTCTTCGCATTGATTCCCGTCATTTGGTCAGCAGATGGAACGACTCTCGCGCACAAAGTGTACATTTACGTGTTGGAGATATGCGGAGTGGTCATCcccttcatcttcatcttctcCGTTTATTGCTACATCTTTAGACAAGTCAGAAAGTGCAACCAGAAGATTAGTCGTGAGATGACAGACAAGGATAGCAAACGCAGCCGACACAAGAAACTTTTCGCGAAGCTTAAGGTGGCAAGGGTGTTTGTCATCGTGTCTATCCTATTCCTGTTGTCATGGGTACCAATACTGTACGTTACCACCGTAAACAATCTTGGAAGGAGAGACTTAATCCCGGACGTGCTCATTCTGCTGGCATTTTACGCGCTTGCTCTTGGGTCAATCGTGAATCCGGTGATTTATTGCTTTATGAAGCCCGATTTTAAGGCCGCAATAAGACGGATTATGCTAAGGCGGTGCGAAAAAGCGGCGTTTAGAGCAAGCTACAGCACAAGGACGGCGACTGCGAACGTTTTACTTATATCCAACAGCAACGTAAACTTGGATGACTCAAAAATGTGA